A portion of the Chaetodon trifascialis isolate fChaTrf1 chromosome 7, fChaTrf1.hap1, whole genome shotgun sequence genome contains these proteins:
- the etfb gene encoding electron transfer flavoprotein subunit beta yields the protein MSGRVLVGVKRVIDYAVKIRVKPDNTSVVTDGVKHSMNPFCEIAVEEAVKLKEKKLIKEVVAVSCGPQQAQETIRTALAMGADRGIHVEVSGKDYDTLGPLQVSKIMAALAKKEEAQLVILGKQAIDDDCNQTGQMTAALLDWPQGTFASEVALEGDMIKVVREIDGGLETIKIKTPAVVTADLRLNTPRYATLPNIMKAKKKKIANMKPADLGVDLTSRLEVLRVDEPPQRQAGMKVETVDDLVDKLKEAGRV from the exons ATGTCTGGCCGTGTTCTCGTCGGAGTTAAGCGTGTCATTGACTACGCTGTAAAG atccgCGTGAAGCCGGACAACACCAGCGTGGTGACGGATGGTGTGAAGCACTCGATGAACCCCTTCTGTGAGATCGCTGTGGAGGAGGCGGTCaagctgaaggagaagaagctTATTAAGGAGGTTGTGGCTGTCAGCTGTGGGCCACAGCAGGCACAG GAGACCATCCGCACTGCCCTTGCTATGGGGGCAGACCGTGGCATTCATGTGGAAGTGTCTGGGAAAGACTATGACACCCTGGGCCCCCTGCAGGTCTCTAAGATCATGGCTGCTTTGGCCAAGAAGGAGGAGGCTCAGCTGGTCATCCTTGGAAaacag GCCATCGATGATGACTGCAATCAGACAGGTCAGATGACAGCAGCCTTACTGGACTGGCCTCAG GGTACCTTCGCATCAGAGGTCGCACTGGAAGGAGACATGATTAAAGTGGTGAGAGAAATTGATGGTGGCCTGGAAACTATTAAGATCAAAACACCAGCAGTGGTTACCGCAGACCTTCGACTCAACACCCCCAGATACGCCACCCTGCCTAATATCATG AAAGCCAAGAAAAAGAAGATAGCCAACATGAAGCCTGCAGACTTGGGCGTGGACCTCACATCACGGTTGGAGGTTTTGAGAGTCGATGAGCCCCCGCAGAGACAGGCGGGGATGAAGGTGGAGACGGTGGACGACCTGGTGGACAAGCTgaaggaggcagggagggtATAG